atttattttctaaaaaaatattgatttttttaattatcaacaTCTGCATGTCTTGGGCTAAAATTTGCAAGACACGGACACTCATTTTTCTACCAAATTTTTTATTGCCAATAGTATTCATATATAACTTGGTCCAACCCTTTGTCGACTGCCGATTGGTGGCCAAGTCGGGTTAACCGTGATGACATTTTAATTTCAGACTAGATTTGGTGGGGTGCGCCAGGCCAAGACAGTAGTGCAACGCCCAAGCAACGCGCGAAAGCCCAGGCAGCAAGCTACCTTGGTGAGCTTTCcccctaaaaaaataaatttaatatcgtGTGAGCCATTGGCCCACGTATCAGATATTAAACTGATAAGAACAGATACTACACTTGATCTTAGCCAAAAGGCCGAGAAAGGTATGAGCTTCTTAATTCACGGATTTCCGTTATTATAGGCATTTTCAATCTCCGCTGCTACAGATCTATCGATGTGGGATATAAAGCTGCCTTATCCAATTACATTTCCGTACCATTGCCTATGGGTCGCACCAAAATCCGAATGacacaatttcatgtatttcttttttttttttaagccCATGTTTTTGGGAATTTTTTCCCCAGTTAAATTTTATCGCAATTCTAATATGGTTCAGTTAATTATTTACGCTGATGAGTGGATTTGATTAATGTAAAAATTCTCGAGTTTTAGCTTTAAATACTTAAAAGAGGTTTTAACTTTTtacctatttttaaattttaaatgtgtGACGCATTAAAgtatatatcatattttaaagtttccaTTTACCATCGAATTTCTGGATGGAATATCCCAATTTATCCAAATTTTGTTACCGATTTTTTGTCTTACTTTTCTTGTGTCTTTAGAGAAGAGGGATTGTAATTTGATCAAATCAAACGAGGTATTAGCATTGTATGTGGGAGCATGAAATTCAGTTTATTTGTGTACTGAAAAAAATGAGATTTATTTAAGATTGCactcaatcattttttttaaaaaaaataccagtCAATAAATATTGTGAGCAAAAATTGTACAACATATTATGAGCTGGATATCGAGTTGCTATCCTCCCATGTGAACATTGTACCAACGACAGGTGCCAGCAGAGGGAGACCAGAGGAAACCATGAAAAAAGTGAAGTTTGTTTGAATAATTGTCTATTTTTAGCAACATAAAGTAATGGAACAGGCCAGCCTAACATTGGACAGCGCTCTTGAATTCTCTCTTGAATTGGAAATGCAACGGccaattttaaaatctaaaccAGACCAACTTTTGAAGAACTTTAATGCTCTTGCTAACCTTTCAAAGTTTCCAACAAGATTCATCACCTTTCAGTAAATGGTGATGGTTAACCAGGTGATGTAATTCATAAACTTTAAGACTAGAGAACACAGAAAATTTCAATCATACAGTGAAGTTTGGAATGTCAAGGGTCGCAGGTTACAACAGTGAATACAGATGGACATAGTCAAGTCTCTAGCTTTGAGTTAGCCAAATGTTGTGTATTATCAGAGAGAAAAAAATAAGTAGAAGTGTTACTTCAATCCGACAAGCAAGGGGTGGGAATAGAGATGCCAGGTAGCTAAGATCTCTTATTTGACTTGTGCCACACATTTAGCATCAACAGATAGATTGAAAAAAACGTGTGTTCAacatcattttcaaaaaaagaCTTTGAAACATGAACTCAATTCAACATTTTGAAGAAATATGTTGAAGCAACCTGCTCATGAATCTTGCTAGATTATAAGAATTTTCTCGACACTCCATAATGAGAATCCAGACTGCTACCACCAACAAAAGGACAAGATCACAGAACGGTCAGCTTTTTGTTTCTGAGGGAATGATTTGCAGTCGTTTGTTCTTTCATCCCTctatttttactgtttaatgTTAACGTCGAAGTCACCTAGTTCCTTCACCGTTTGAACACCAGTGGGCTGAATTAATCCCTTTGCTCCGGAACTAATTAACTGTGGTGGTTATTTGTTGAAAACAAGTGAATACGGATCCCTAATCTTTCATCATTTGATTCCATTTAAATTCATAATCTTCATCAAGCTCAACAATACAAAAGACCAGTAACAAGGGGAGAGTCAAAGTTTAGCAACAATAAGATAATAGAAATGAAAATTCGCATTAACAAGATTAGAATCAACCACAGCTTAGTATAGAAAAAATATGTTTGCAATGCAATAATGATGAAAGTGATTCACGACTGTAGTATCCTCCAGGTAAAGAAAGATAGGTCTATGGCAAAACAACGTTGTTTACAATTTTACTTGGGCTAGTTATAATCAACAATACCAAAAGAATCGAGTCTTTATCCGTGTTCTAATATCGTTCAAAAAAGAACGAATGGAATGACAtaaagggaaagaaaaagagaaaactTTATCCTCTTAAACCAACCCATATCAGAACAAATATGTAAAGGAAAGCAAAAGAGGTAGGAGCATTAACAGAGAACCCTTTCCCAACACCAGCTTTCCTGGACAACTAGATTATCTTTACTTTTGTCTTGGAATCGAGCTTTAAATCAAAGGCACAAAAAGGGTCACATTGGTAAAACAAAGATTTCAACCTTATCCCTTCAATTCAACATTTCCTATCAATGAACCGTAGCTTTGGATCTCTTCCTGGCCTCACTGTAAAGAACCACTCCCATTATGGTAACTGCAAATCCGGTCATCCCCATTACCGTTACCGGATTCCTGAATATCAAGACCGATACAACAGCGGCCACCGCTGCCTTGGCATTCCCCAACACTTGCAATGTCAATGCGCTTGTGTGTTTTGTGACCAAGAAATTGGTTAAGTTAACCAAATACGCGATTGTAGCATTGGCAACCAACAAAAACACCATATATCCATCTACACTGGCCTTCTCCACCGTTACTGCCATTACATTTCCTTCTATGTACAAAGTAAATGGCAGCAAAATCAATGCTGCCATTGGAGCCATATACAACAACAAATTCATAGaatgcaatttttcaccttCAGAAGTCAATAATATCCCTTGAACAACAGATTTTAAAGCCCTGCCAGCAGTAGAACCAACGCACACCAAGAACCCAAAAAGATGAAACAAAGGCTCACTATTACTAGCCAAGACAATTCCCAAAACCACAGGGAGAAGGGCAAAATACACCTCAGCAGATTCCTTCTTACAAGTGATCACAAAAGCAAATATGGCCGTAAAAAAAGGCGTGGTAGCCCCAATAGCCTGATTGAACGACACCGGAAGGTACCTCAAAGAAGTATTACCGCAAACAACAGAGAAACAGAATATGACACTCAAAGCAAAGATCTTGAAAAACTGTTTCCTGCTGTGTATTTGCTGGAAGGGCACGATTTCAAGCCATTTAATTGCCAACAAGCTATAAGTAGCACATGACAACATGTGCAGCATGGTCAAGAAAATAGGGTACCTATACCCGTAGAAGCTGAGGAGGTACTTGTTGAGTAAGAGGACACCAATGTTCGAGAAATACCAAGACGCAATAATGGCGGCCGTCGTAATATTGGGAGAGATCAAAGATGCATATTGCTGCTGGCGGATTTCCCCAGTTGGGGTCACCGGAATATCCAAAACCTGATCGTTGCTGGGTTCCAGCCGTGGATTGCTGCCCCTTCTAGTCGTCCATGACTGTGCCTCCACCATTACAAAAGAAGATCACTTTCTTTCACCCAGCGCGCACACACCCACACGAAGAGAAGTGTGCGTATAGAGTATAGTACGCGTTTCTTGGGCGTTTAACCACAATGGGTATTGATCTTCGTGGTGTTAGATACAGTTCATGTATAGTACGCGTTTCTTGGGCGTTTAACCACAATGGGTATCGATCTTCGTGGTGTTAGATACAGTGCATGACTGTAATCCTGAGAAGAGCAATCGTGTTTAAGGGGTTTAGTGTGTGATTCTGACGCTGAGATCTGAGTGTGGGATAAGATTGGCTGATGATGACGAAGGTGTGGTGGTTTGAACTGATTGTACGGTGGAGATTTAGATTTATGAGCAGGGAGAATAAGGACCGTTGGATGAAGATGGAGGAATGAAAATGATTTGAGGCGGGGCCCAGTGAGTGTCGGTATAACAAATGAAGTTTCGTTTTGAAAAATCTCTTCCCCAAATCTAGGTTTATtatcaattgaatttttttttcgtgATTCGTTATTTTCGTTAATTCTCAGTTGCGTGtgtcttttcttctttttttgggCAATTGATTTTTGACAAatatttgtgtgagacggtatcataaatcgtattttgtaatactattttatttggattatccatgaaaaaatattactttttatgctaagagtatctcttatttggattatccataaaaaaatattactttttatgttaagagtataattttttattgttactATAAGTAggattgacccatctcacagataaaaattcgtgagaccgtctcacaagagatctactcttgattttttcatcaattcaattaatttatatggatttttttatctcaaaattattactttcaTGATAAGTATAAATCATGTTAATTGGTCTCACGAATATAGACATGAGAGATCGttagtataatatttaataataaaaagatttaaGATAAACTTCACATATATTATCTACATATATGAAAGCACCAAAAAGTTAAAATGGACCTGTTTTTGTTCCGTTCCCGGTCACAAAAATTTTACGTGTGTTGTTCTGGACCCTCCACCGcaacaaacaaaataaagaaaccTGTGGGCCCGGTTGAAAAAGAACAGGTCAGTATCTCTCCCCTCTTCTTTCCTTTCCTTTTTTCTAACATTCTCTTCACTTGTTTATTATTTCCTGAGCTCAGCATCAAGGCCAAAATCGATCTACTCGCAACCGTGAGGAATTCATCTGCCATTTCTGTCGACTTTAGGCTTCATTCGGCTTACTTCACGCTCTAACATATACACAGAAAAACTCCGCATACGCACCTGCTATGGCGGCGGCGGCAGCAACTGCTATCAAAATCGAAAACCCTATAAACCTCTTGAATCTGGATTCGGATCCGACGACGAAAGATGCCTCCTCAAACATCACAGCGACGTCCTCCGAATCAGATGCTGATAAATCGACGGGTAAGTTCGAGGAGGCCGAAGCGAAAACGAGCGATCGAAATTAgaaaattgaattattttttcctTGAATTGAAGTTCTTATTCGATTAAGGTTCATGTTATCGAGTGATATTGAGCAAATGCTCTGCTTGAGGTCATTAGTTTATTTAAGAAGCACAAGGTGGCACACAGGTTATCAACCACCATAATTTGAGCTCAACTTAGATTCTTGATGTATTCGAACATCTGTACTCATAGTCGAGTCTCCAGAGGGAGCTCAAAGTATCGGGGAGTTACATTGCACAAATGTGGACGATGGGAAGCACGGATGGGGCAGGTTCTAGGCAAGAAGTAAAACGGCATCACAAAAACTGAGACTACTTATAAAAAGATTGATATGTTATTAATCATAATGATATACAAGAAATGGTGTGATATTCATCGTTTTTGGTATGTTGCATTGAAGGTATATCTATCTTGGATTGTTTGACAGTGAGATAGAGGCTGCAAGGTGAATGTTCAAGAAACATCACTTAGTAAAGCCTTCTTCATGTCTAAATTTGTCTGAGGATGCTGGTTTGATCTGCATCTGTTGATGTTGATTAGGGCATATGACAAGGCTGCTATCAAGTGTAATGGAAGGGAAGCAGTCACCAATTTTGAGCCGCGCACATACAATGAGGAGATGAACTCCGAGACGAACAATGGAGGTAACCACGTTGAGTAACGtaattcatttttaatcctACACGCTCGAAATATTGTCCAACTCTTCGCTTTAGACCTTtgaaaaatttcttgttttgattCACATGCTGTCCTTGATTTCTCTTAGCTGGAAAAGCCTATGATCTAGATTTGAACTTGGGCATAGCTCCCCCTCATGTCACCAATAGACAAACTCGTAACCTCGAGACGGGAAGTTTTATGCTCGACCTTGGGTAAGAGAAACTGCCTCAAGATGAGGCAATGGCAATTGTTTAGATTCAAATACAGAGTTTGCTTTCTCATGATTTTGTTCTGTAAGCTTGAATGTGATCTCTCATTCGGTTTCTCATTTCTTGCTGCAGAACGCTGAACACCTTTTAGTCTGGAGTGAAGCAGATTCCAATTTTCATCCCATATACAAAGTAGTCCATTTTTGCTGTACCTATCCTTCATTGTGTTATAACTTCACTTCATTCTCAACATCTGTTTTGTGCAGGGAACGATTATAGGAATGAAGGTCATGGAAATGAATTCTTTAGCCAATTGGACTGTTTGGACATCCCCCGATCATTTTCATGGCTATCCTCCCATACCTTTCTTATGTACCGCAGCATCATCAGGATTCGCTAACGCAAGTTTCGCAGCTTCCAATTCACGTAACTCATCCCATCACAACTACTCGATGATATGAAAGCAGCCGCAACATTTTGAGCTTGTCTTCCTCGTCACACCGACTCGCAGAGGATATCCAGAGTTTGTGTACTAAAAATACAAATCCATACACATATGCTGGTAAAAACGCTTTTAGTTTCTGTCCTAAATAGCAAAGCGTTTCACAAATCTGAATATGAATCATCAAGTCTTCCCACTTGAAATTTGCATTTCCAGTCTCAGCACACTGCTGCATTTGGCGATTTTATGGTAAAACTAATGCAGATGTAATCCATTTCTTGTTTCATTGTACTCAAAAGATTTTTGCTAACACCAGTAAATCCATGTATTGAATTAATGTATTGGGTTGAGACAAAACTCGAAATTTAGAGAAATTAGTACAATATCTTAAAAACAAAAGGTATGTTGTCCAACGTTTTCATTGAGTTTAGTATAAATTGTGTAGAATTTACCGCATATACCCCACGTTATCAATGGACTTAGTTAACATTATTAGATAAAACAAAcatttatttctcaaaaatataaatcaagCATTGGTCCTTTTGTGTATAAACTAATATACTTTTGGTGTTGAAATCATATAAACTAATATACTATTGGGCACGTGCGATGCTTGTAATTTCCAAGTGTAAAAACCATAGTCTAAAAAAGGGTAGGGGCCAATGCCATCGCAATTGATTCTTGGGTACTTGCAATGGAACAGTTCAAAATGAAGGCTGTTTCTCCCTCCTTTTCCTTATAacataatcatattattttttgatgTGACAATTCTTACTGTACATTTTTTTGGGTACAACAATTgtcattttcattaaaaatataaatgtaaattttatcaaTATACCATACGTTCATGGGAAGCCTGTCTCACTCAaataaggtttttaaaattatgtattttttgtATCCACTTTGACATCACATTTAAATGAGAATGTTATTTCCAAACTTCTCATTCTTATATTTCTACCAAAAGTttctcatatttaatttaacaagTAATATAAAAATAGGCATAGGCTACCGCTTAGACGCCGGTCGACCGCTTCAAAACAGTGCTAATTGACCACTTAGGCATCTACACGGACTTAGGCggctgaaaataaaaaaaaatattttcatttgaaaaGTTTGTTGGGTTTTTAGATTTAaagctcaattaaaatttaaaataagtttttcaGCTGTTTTAAATCAAAGTCCaacgaaaaattattattattgtataaatttatattaattaaaaaaataacaataattttataataattaaaagagtatcaataattattattttatttttaataaataataataataataacaataacaataacaataacatttttttagctattattttgaatttagttaaaaataatgatttgattattaaaaatgatttcatttcatttcattctCACGTCTCCATtttattgagaaaaaaaattgggtGAATTACAGTCAAATTTAGTGCACGTTGACGAACTAGGGGTCAGCTAAAACAAAGGTctgatcattttttaaaaataaaaaaaatatagctcAGAGGGTATGTATGATTTCTATTATGCAAACAAGGCAAATGAACTAAGAAATTTGTGACAGATGGCAGGATTATCTTTGTATACTTTTTCAATACTGAGTGACTTATTGTGGGAATTTAATgcaatttattttttctctcagtcatgaagaaaatttaattaagaaGATGAAAGCTCAAAGAAAGTGGTTGTCTTGTGTTGTGTTGTGTACATTAGCAACTGACAAAAAACACATGGAAGTACAGACTGAATTTTATACTGAACaagtttattttttgaattatctAACATTAACCAATGAAATCAAACATGATTTTAACCATttttaaaacttattatttttggaaaaaataaacCCTCCTCATTTACATCAGTGTAACTAACAAGTAGTTtacttcaaatatttaaaaatgaagcACAAATTTACGGTCTTTTTTCTCTTGTTTCTATTGTGTAGAAGCATAgcaatatatgattttttttatattaaaaaatcatttttcttattttcaaaagcatCCACTGTAAAATGGTAAAAACTGAACTAAGTGTCGGCGATCCAATTATTTTCTGACTTTACCGAATGTATATAATATTGATcactatttattaaattcaacaaatccaaatatacatatgtatctattatcaaatattaaataggATAAGAAGACGAGTATATAAAAACtctttagataaaaaaaatatatgatactgAAAGTACCTTAAATCTGAGCTTATGCTCAAATGACAAATATTCAAATAGATACAATGAATATTTACACTTGttatattgtatatattttgtCGTCGTCAGTATTTATCGGTGTTACGATAACATTTcagtaaaattattaaaattgaaactatatttaaattaaagactAAAATCGCAAATTCAtcgattaaaaaataaaaagaaaacaaaaaataaaaactgtgTACATTACgatattgaaaatataattttccgcGTAATGAGAAGACTAAACTTGATCATAATACGCGTTGAAATTTATGTTAGCAAACAAGACAATAATATTTTGGTGGAGTTACTATTACCATTTACTAACCCAGACAGAACtaagatttaataattaactCTTTTAAATTGTGATGATATATAGCGAGTCATTTTAGGTTGAAGTGTAAACATTtacaatattatttaaaaatttgtagaaaaaaatTTGCAAGATTGTCATTTTCGTGGAAGttataaatgaaagaaaaattagGAGCTCGATCAAGTGATGTGTTTTTTTTCCTTGGatacaaaggaaaaaaaaaatacttgctATGTTATAGTTTCTCAATACCCATCATTTGCTAATTATATGTTCAATAT
This genomic window from Primulina huaijiensis isolate GDHJ02 chromosome 7, ASM1229523v2, whole genome shotgun sequence contains:
- the LOC140980994 gene encoding probable sugar phosphate/phosphate translocator At1g12500 — its product is MVEAQSWTTRRGSNPRLEPSNDQVLDIPVTPTGEIRQQQYASLISPNITTAAIIASWYFSNIGVLLLNKYLLSFYGYRYPIFLTMLHMLSCATYSLLAIKWLEIVPFQQIHSRKQFFKIFALSVIFCFSVVCGNTSLRYLPVSFNQAIGATTPFFTAIFAFVITCKKESAEVYFALLPVVLGIVLASNSEPLFHLFGFLVCVGSTAGRALKSVVQGILLTSEGEKLHSMNLLLYMAPMAALILLPFTLYIEGNVMAVTVEKASVDGYMVFLLVANATIAYLVNLTNFLVTKHTSALTLQVLGNAKAAVAAVVSVLIFRNPVTVMGMTGFAVTIMGVVLYSEARKRSKATVH